The following coding sequences lie in one Sedimentibacter sp. MB35-C1 genomic window:
- a CDS encoding iron ABC transporter permease, whose protein sequence is MKISIKVIVYYLLGVLVLLIGVALGSIYVPPGDIAAIVSNKLFSTELPSSIPDVFVSIVWDLRLPRAILAFIVGGALAVSGAVMQSVLKNPLASSYTLGVSSGASLGAAFIIVTGFSIPFLKMFTLPAAGLSCGLLTVFLAVKFASKMDKNLENNTIILTGMVFSLFVNAILTLITSMSGDHIKQLTFWQMGSFALKDWSSIFILFPIVLAGVIIIAFYSKEMDIMTFGEEQAFTMGVDVFKIKWILLGLSAALTGSAISFTGVIGFIDLVAPHVVRKIFGSAHKVVIPMSWIFGGSFMVICDLIARTIISPSELPVGSITALIGAPFFAYVYFSKRKEL, encoded by the coding sequence ATGAAAATAAGTATAAAAGTAATAGTTTATTATTTATTAGGTGTATTAGTATTGCTGATTGGAGTGGCTTTAGGAAGCATATATGTGCCGCCGGGGGATATTGCGGCAATAGTTTCAAACAAGCTGTTTTCAACAGAGCTGCCCTCAAGCATACCAGATGTATTCGTATCAATAGTATGGGATCTCAGGCTTCCAAGAGCCATTCTCGCCTTCATTGTTGGAGGTGCTCTTGCTGTAAGCGGAGCCGTGATGCAGTCAGTACTGAAAAATCCTCTGGCTTCGTCCTATACTCTCGGCGTGTCATCAGGCGCATCATTGGGTGCCGCTTTTATTATAGTAACAGGATTCAGCATTCCTTTTCTGAAAATGTTCACCTTGCCTGCAGCTGGACTGTCATGCGGTCTGCTTACTGTTTTTTTGGCTGTGAAATTTGCTTCAAAAATGGATAAAAACTTAGAAAACAACACCATCATATTAACAGGAATGGTTTTTTCATTATTTGTAAATGCAATATTGACACTTATTACTTCCATGTCAGGAGATCATATTAAGCAGCTTACCTTCTGGCAAATGGGTTCATTTGCGCTCAAGGATTGGTCTAGCATTTTTATACTGTTTCCTATCGTGCTTGCCGGTGTTATTATTATTGCTTTTTATTCAAAGGAAATGGATATAATGACATTTGGAGAAGAACAAGCTTTTACAATGGGAGTAGACGTCTTCAAAATCAAATGGATTTTACTCGGTTTATCGGCTGCCCTGACCGGCAGTGCAATATCCTTTACAGGTGTTATAGGATTTATTGACTTGGTCGCTCCCCATGTTGTAAGAAAAATTTTTGGCTCTGCGCACAAAGTTGTAATTCCTATGTCCTGGATTTTTGGAGGCTCCTTCATGGTAATATGTGATCTAATTGCCCGTACAATCATATCT
- a CDS encoding ABC transporter substrate-binding protein produces MKKRLYLPILALIIVLSLSACTNEQSQPKEPSDENSVQNAQLISEDRAGNKINIPSEIDRIISISPANTEMIVALGYGDKLVAVDKYSEDIAGIPDDVPFFDIMNPDVEQLVALEPDIIYATGMSMSDGNDPFKPIKDLGITVAYIPSSDSIEGIYKDIIFIADSLQAGDKGRDIVDNMKTEISRFEKISTTIENKKKVYFEIAAAPDLYSFGSGVFLNEMIELLGAENILKDQEKWVSISDEVIVASNPDIILTNVNYIENAVDEIKNRTGWENITAVKNDDVYYIDNNFSSLSNQNIIKAMEQMSVAIYPEVYKK; encoded by the coding sequence ATGAAAAAAAGACTATATTTACCTATTTTAGCATTGATTATTGTATTGTCTCTGTCAGCATGCACAAATGAGCAGTCACAACCTAAAGAACCGTCTGATGAAAATTCAGTTCAAAATGCTCAGCTTATTTCTGAAGACAGGGCAGGAAACAAGATAAACATACCTTCGGAAATTGATAGAATAATATCCATATCACCTGCTAACACAGAAATGATAGTGGCTTTAGGGTATGGAGATAAGCTTGTTGCAGTTGACAAGTATTCAGAAGATATAGCCGGAATTCCTGATGATGTGCCTTTCTTTGACATTATGAACCCGGACGTTGAGCAGCTTGTAGCACTGGAGCCTGACATAATTTATGCTACAGGGATGAGCATGAGTGACGGAAATGACCCATTTAAACCTATTAAAGATCTTGGGATAACCGTTGCATACATACCGTCAAGCGACAGTATAGAAGGAATCTACAAAGACATAATCTTTATAGCCGACTCTCTTCAAGCCGGTGATAAGGGCAGAGATATTGTAGACAACATGAAAACTGAAATATCTAGATTCGAAAAAATTAGTACAACTATTGAAAACAAAAAAAAGGTATACTTTGAAATTGCTGCAGCGCCCGATTTATACAGTTTCGGCAGCGGCGTGTTCTTAAATGAAATGATTGAATTGCTGGGAGCTGAAAACATTCTGAAAGATCAGGAAAAATGGGTCTCTATATCAGATGAAGTAATAGTAGCCTCCAATCCCGACATAATACTCACAAATGTAAACTATATAGAAAATGCTGTTGATGAAATTAAAAACCGCACCGGGTGGGAAAATATAACTGCTGTGAAAAATGATGATGTTTACTATATTGACAATAATTTCAGCTCATTGTCGAATCAAAATATAATTAAAGCAATGGAACAAATGTCCGTAGCAATATATCCGGAAGTTTATAAAAAATGA
- the cbiD gene encoding cobalt-precorrin-5B (C(1))-methyltransferase CbiD — protein sequence MEKYMVVNGKKLRCGFTTGTCATAAATAGALMIFTGETVDKVSVRLPRGEILIIDIKTPVFSVHGVRCCVKKDSGDDPDSTDGILIYADVSLDDSGKINIVGGKGVGKVTQKGLDCSVGEPAINSVPRKMITENVQRICSQYGYSGGVNIVISVPEGEEVAKKTFNPQLGIVGGISIIGTTGIVEPMSEKALIDSLKIEMQVIRERGYNTLLAFPGNYAENFIDKTLGIKGENSLKFSNYLGEVLDYALELDYKEILIVGHIGKLVKVAGGMMNTHSNTGDFRMEMLGCYAGLYGAGSNVISQILSSVTTEQAIDILKKEKLDKKVIKKIYERALYYINRRVGDRINIKLIMYSNKHGLLNW from the coding sequence ATGGAAAAGTATATGGTTGTAAACGGAAAAAAGTTAAGATGTGGTTTTACCACAGGAACATGTGCTACAGCTGCGGCAACTGCCGGAGCATTGATGATATTTACAGGCGAAACTGTAGATAAGGTGTCGGTTAGGCTTCCAAGAGGAGAAATATTAATTATTGATATTAAGACTCCTGTTTTTAGCGTACATGGAGTTAGATGTTGTGTTAAAAAGGATAGCGGAGATGACCCTGATTCCACAGATGGTATTTTAATTTATGCCGATGTTAGTTTGGATGATTCGGGAAAAATAAATATCGTGGGAGGAAAGGGTGTTGGAAAAGTAACTCAGAAAGGTCTGGATTGTTCTGTTGGAGAACCTGCTATTAATTCTGTTCCCAGAAAAATGATAACTGAAAATGTTCAGAGAATTTGCAGTCAATATGGGTATAGCGGCGGAGTTAATATAGTGATATCTGTTCCCGAAGGGGAAGAGGTTGCAAAAAAGACGTTTAATCCGCAGCTTGGAATTGTAGGAGGTATTTCTATAATAGGGACGACGGGTATAGTGGAACCTATGAGTGAAAAAGCTCTTATTGACAGTCTTAAGATTGAAATGCAGGTAATAAGAGAAAGAGGATACAATACGCTTTTGGCGTTTCCCGGAAACTATGCGGAAAACTTTATAGACAAAACCTTGGGAATAAAAGGTGAAAACAGTCTTAAATTCAGCAATTATCTTGGAGAGGTGCTGGATTATGCCTTGGAGCTCGACTATAAGGAAATACTTATAGTAGGACATATAGGCAAATTGGTTAAAGTAGCCGGAGGTATGATGAATACACATTCCAACACCGGTGATTTTAGAATGGAAATGCTAGGCTGCTATGCTGGTTTATACGGTGCGGGAAGTAACGTTATATCTCAGATTTTATCAAGCGTTACTACTGAGCAGGCAATAGATATATTAAAAAAGGAAAAATTAGATAAAAAAGTAATTAAAAAAATATATGAAAGAGCCCTTTATTATATAAACAGGAGAGTTGGAGATAGAATTAACATTAAGCTCATAATGTATTCAAATAAGCACGGGCTATTAAATTGGTAG
- the cobM gene encoding precorrin-4 C(11)-methyltransferase translates to MVNFVGAGPGAADLITLRGHKLLSEADVIIYAGSLVNKELLKYAKEGAEIHNSAHMTLEEVIEVVKKAEKENKSTVRLHTGDSSIYGAIREQIDILRSNGISYDVVPGVSSFCGAAASLKAEYTLPDVSQSVIITRMEGRTPVPERESIRSFAAHNATMVLFLSSGLTEELSRELIAGGYDEETPVAVVYKATWPDEKIFRCTVKTLPETMQKNNITKTALILVGNFLGDSYERSELYNPKFTHEFRKGTH, encoded by the coding sequence ATGGTAAATTTTGTAGGGGCAGGACCCGGAGCGGCAGATTTAATAACATTAAGAGGGCACAAACTTTTATCTGAAGCAGATGTTATTATATATGCAGGGTCTCTTGTAAACAAAGAATTGTTAAAGTATGCAAAGGAAGGGGCAGAAATCCACAACAGCGCTCATATGACTCTTGAAGAGGTAATTGAGGTTGTGAAAAAGGCGGAAAAGGAAAACAAAAGCACGGTTAGGCTTCATACCGGTGATTCAAGTATTTACGGTGCAATAAGAGAACAGATTGATATTTTGAGGTCTAATGGAATTTCATATGATGTGGTTCCAGGTGTCAGTTCATTCTGCGGTGCGGCAGCATCTCTTAAAGCTGAATACACTCTGCCGGATGTGAGCCAATCTGTAATAATAACAAGGATGGAGGGAAGAACTCCCGTTCCGGAACGAGAAAGCATACGTTCTTTTGCCGCTCACAATGCGACAATGGTATTGTTTTTAAGCTCAGGGTTGACTGAGGAACTATCCCGGGAGTTAATTGCAGGCGGGTATGATGAAGAAACTCCTGTCGCAGTCGTGTACAAGGCCACATGGCCAGATGAAAAAATATTTAGATGTACAGTGAAAACTCTGCCTGAAACAATGCAAAAAAATAATATAACTAAGACTGCACTTATTCTTGTGGGAAATTTTCTCGGCGACAGCTATGAAAGAAGTGAATTATATAATCCAAAATTTACTCACGAGTTTAGGAAGGGGACCCACTAA
- the cobK gene encoding precorrin-6A reductase, which produces MHVCIFGGTTEGRLLTEFLNDIGVSVRLFVATDYGEQFIKDMDNVTVYCERLDKKEMIELFEKNQFDFVIDATHPFATEVSRNVREAAEFCRLNYLRIVREVCENSQCLYFDSVNEIVSYLNNREGNILLATGSKDLDKFTHVRNYAQRIFVRILPMTSSLERALKLGFSNKNIICMQGPFSEELNIAMINSVGGGFVVTKESSSSGGFEEKASACTKTGAECLVLKRPYEEGITVEKFKELIRGSI; this is translated from the coding sequence ATGCATGTTTGTATTTTCGGAGGTACGACAGAGGGCAGACTTTTGACCGAATTTCTGAATGACATTGGTGTAAGCGTTAGATTGTTTGTAGCTACGGATTACGGCGAGCAATTCATAAAAGATATGGACAATGTTACAGTTTACTGTGAGAGGCTTGATAAAAAAGAAATGATTGAGTTGTTTGAGAAGAATCAATTTGATTTTGTAATTGATGCAACTCACCCGTTTGCAACTGAAGTCTCTAGAAATGTGAGAGAGGCAGCAGAATTCTGCAGACTTAATTACTTAAGAATAGTAAGAGAAGTATGCGAAAATTCTCAGTGCTTATATTTTGACAGCGTTAATGAAATTGTTTCATATTTAAACAACAGAGAAGGAAATATTCTTCTTGCTACAGGAAGCAAAGATTTAGATAAATTTACGCATGTACGCAATTATGCGCAAAGAATTTTTGTCAGAATTCTCCCTATGACAAGCTCTTTAGAAAGGGCATTGAAGCTTGGATTTTCAAATAAAAATATTATCTGCATGCAGGGGCCTTTCAGCGAGGAATTGAATATTGCAATGATTAATTCAGTTGGTGGTGGGTTTGTTGTGACAAAAGAAAGTTCATCATCGGGAGGCTTTGAGGAAAAGGCCTCTGCATGCACCAAAACCGGTGCAGAATGTCTTGTATTAAAGAGGCCATATGAAGAGGGAATAACGGTGGAGAAATTTAAAGAGCTTATTAGAGGTAGTATATGA
- the cbiE gene encoding precorrin-6y C5,15-methyltransferase (decarboxylating) subunit CbiE, with translation MKKVYIIGLGIGNISYMHKKSEEAVNSSECLIGAGRMLKSFMDSGKTIYESSNAENICEYIDQSRFNSYGIMVSGDSGFYSLSKKITEIIARKNEIIIENIPAISSLQYFTAKLNISWDNINYLSAHGRSINVVSHVIFNEKTFILTGRDFGPGAICELLTNKGLGHLKVSVGENLSYENERIIESEVEKIAGMKFESLSVMLIHNNEFISKDEGLRSIRDEEFITGSAPMTKSEVRSLSVGKLNLKSNYTVYDIGAGTGSVSVEAALKLHGGTVYAVEKNSQAAELIYKNIQKFKTRNIEVVKGSAPLAIENLPKPDACFIGGSSGNMEQIIKIVLAKNPDVDIVVNTITLQSLNEALSCMEKYKIKNMEIINVSVSKSKKVGKYDMMIGQNPIYIISGKGSGIL, from the coding sequence ATGAAAAAAGTTTATATTATAGGTCTTGGTATAGGAAATATAAGCTACATGCATAAAAAATCAGAGGAAGCTGTAAATTCTTCTGAGTGCCTGATAGGTGCTGGGAGAATGCTTAAAAGTTTTATGGATTCTGGTAAAACGATTTATGAAAGCTCCAATGCAGAAAATATATGCGAGTATATAGATCAAAGCCGCTTTAATTCATATGGAATTATGGTGTCGGGAGACTCGGGATTTTACAGCTTGTCAAAAAAAATCACGGAAATCATTGCTCGAAAAAATGAAATTATTATTGAAAATATTCCGGCAATAAGTTCACTTCAGTATTTTACAGCTAAGTTGAACATTTCGTGGGACAATATAAACTATTTGAGTGCCCACGGGAGAAGTATCAATGTAGTATCCCATGTAATTTTCAATGAAAAGACTTTTATTCTGACAGGAAGAGATTTTGGACCGGGTGCAATATGTGAGCTTTTGACAAACAAGGGTCTGGGGCATCTAAAGGTAAGTGTAGGCGAAAATCTGTCATATGAAAATGAGAGAATAATTGAGTCTGAAGTGGAAAAAATTGCAGGCATGAAATTTGAAAGCCTCTCTGTAATGTTAATTCATAATAATGAATTTATATCAAAGGATGAAGGACTTCGTTCAATAAGGGATGAGGAATTTATAACAGGCAGCGCTCCTATGACGAAAAGTGAGGTAAGGTCATTGAGTGTGGGAAAACTGAACCTGAAAAGCAACTACACAGTATATGACATAGGTGCGGGCACAGGTTCGGTATCTGTGGAGGCAGCTTTGAAATTGCATGGCGGAACAGTGTACGCTGTGGAAAAGAATTCCCAGGCGGCAGAACTCATATATAAAAATATACAGAAGTTTAAAACACGCAATATCGAGGTTGTAAAAGGTTCAGCTCCATTGGCAATAGAAAATCTTCCAAAGCCGGATGCTTGTTTCATAGGAGGAAGTTCCGGAAATATGGAACAAATCATCAAAATAGTATTGGCAAAAAATCCAGATGTAGATATTGTTGTAAATACAATAACTTTGCAGAGCTTAAATGAAGCCTTGAGCTGCATGGAAAAATATAAAATTAAAAATATGGAAATTATAAATGTTTCTGTGTCTAAGTCAAAAAAAGTAGGAAAGTATGACATGATGATAGGGCAAAATCCAATTTACATAATAAGCGGAAAGGGAAGTGGTATACTGTGA
- a CDS encoding cobyrinate a,c-diamide synthase, whose protein sequence is MKLKVPRIMISAAGSNSGKTTVTAAVLKALMLRGKRPASFKAGPDYIDPMFHSKVIKVPSRNLDKFMVGENNCKYILGKNSINSDISIIEGVMGYYDGIGYGTSSSSYDLALSLSCPVLLVINPDGMAASVCAIIEGFKAFRKNSNICGVILNNVSQAMYNYYKKIIEMNADVKVYGYMPYLNDCRLESRHLGLVTAEEVGNLQAIVDELGRQALCTVDLEGLIELAENSDCLEYEEPGISFIGKTKIAVANDKAFCFYYQDNLDLLKQMGAEIVSFSPMNDKKLPEGIGGLYIGGGYPELHIEELSANKSMLWDINRKINSGLPVFAECGGYMYLMDSFTNMDGKSYSLAGAVKGNSYMTESLRRFGYITLTSRNKNLMCGIGESINGHEFHYSDSTNTGDAFCAIKPESTRSWDAIIADDTKFMGYPHINFLGNLKFAENFIKKSCIYSGQYRDAESERLQKAGKYEY, encoded by the coding sequence GTGAAGTTAAAAGTTCCCAGAATAATGATTTCGGCCGCAGGAAGCAATAGCGGAAAAACAACCGTAACGGCAGCGGTTTTAAAAGCGCTAATGCTAAGAGGCAAAAGGCCTGCTTCATTTAAAGCTGGCCCAGATTATATTGATCCTATGTTTCATTCAAAAGTCATAAAAGTTCCTTCCAGAAATTTAGATAAATTTATGGTGGGCGAAAATAATTGTAAATATATATTAGGCAAAAACAGTATTAATTCGGATATTTCAATTATAGAAGGGGTCATGGGATATTACGACGGAATTGGCTATGGCACGTCGTCAAGTTCATATGATTTAGCGTTGTCATTAAGCTGTCCGGTGCTTCTTGTCATTAATCCTGACGGGATGGCTGCTTCAGTGTGTGCAATAATTGAAGGATTTAAGGCTTTTAGAAAGAACAGTAACATTTGTGGCGTAATACTAAATAATGTTTCTCAGGCAATGTATAATTATTATAAAAAAATTATTGAAATGAATGCGGATGTAAAAGTTTATGGATATATGCCTTACTTGAATGATTGTAGGCTGGAAAGCAGGCATTTGGGACTCGTGACTGCTGAAGAAGTAGGAAATCTTCAGGCAATAGTCGATGAGCTTGGAAGGCAGGCGCTTTGCACAGTTGACTTAGAAGGCCTAATTGAACTGGCTGAAAATTCTGACTGCTTGGAGTATGAGGAACCTGGTATAAGCTTTATAGGAAAAACAAAAATTGCTGTTGCCAATGACAAGGCATTTTGCTTTTATTATCAGGATAATTTAGACTTGCTTAAGCAGATGGGTGCTGAAATTGTAAGTTTCAGCCCAATGAACGATAAAAAGCTTCCTGAAGGCATTGGGGGACTGTATATAGGAGGAGGATATCCGGAGCTGCATATAGAGGAATTATCTGCGAACAAATCAATGCTCTGGGATATAAATAGAAAAATTAATTCAGGTCTTCCTGTATTTGCGGAATGCGGAGGATACATGTATCTTATGGACAGTTTCACAAACATGGATGGAAAATCATACAGCCTCGCGGGAGCAGTGAAAGGAAACAGCTATATGACCGAATCTCTCAGAAGGTTTGGATACATTACATTGACCAGCCGTAATAAAAACTTAATGTGCGGCATTGGAGAATCTATAAACGGTCATGAGTTTCACTATTCAGACAGTACGAATACAGGTGATGCCTTTTGTGCGATTAAACCTGAATCTACCAGAAGCTGGGACGCTATAATAGCAGATGATACGAAATTTATGGGATATCCCCATATCAATTTTTTAGGGAATCTAAAGTTTGCTGAAAATTTTATCAAAAAATCATGCATTTACAGTGGTCAGTACCGAGATGCCGAATCTGAACGTTTACAAAAGGCAGGAAAATATGAATATTGA
- a CDS encoding cobalt-precorrin 5A hydrolase translates to MNIDIYAFSKNGAKLCDKLIENLIKFSVNAYVPQKYADSSKFAKPREENLYNAVEKSFRDADCIIFIGAAGIAVRAVAPFVRSKKSDPAVICMDEKGINVVSLLSGHIGGANRLTIKIADIIGGNPIITTATDVNGKLAVDEWAHRKNLHIMSLKKARDIAAEILDNKKIGFESDFKVIGDLPLEIDCAEKETGICISLDSGRRPFKNTLNLVPRIVSIGVGCRKGADFKDIYAAVKKVLNDQGISHFAVSSINSIDLKKDEYGIKKAADIFKVPFCTYSKDELNSLHGEFTNSDFVKNIAGVDSVCERSAIMGSKKGRLFINKTVVNSVTVAAAIDDYEVSFE, encoded by the coding sequence ATGAATATTGATATATATGCATTTTCAAAAAATGGTGCAAAGCTATGCGATAAATTGATTGAAAATTTAATTAAATTCTCGGTGAATGCCTACGTTCCTCAAAAGTATGCCGATTCATCTAAGTTTGCTAAGCCTCGTGAAGAGAATTTATACAATGCAGTTGAAAAGTCATTTAGGGATGCAGATTGCATAATTTTTATAGGTGCGGCAGGCATAGCTGTAAGGGCGGTTGCACCTTTTGTAAGAAGTAAAAAAAGCGATCCTGCCGTAATATGTATGGATGAGAAGGGTATAAACGTAGTTTCCCTTTTAAGCGGGCACATAGGAGGGGCAAACAGGTTGACAATAAAAATTGCAGATATTATAGGAGGCAATCCTATTATTACAACTGCTACAGATGTGAACGGGAAACTTGCTGTCGATGAATGGGCTCACAGAAAGAATCTTCATATTATGAGCTTAAAAAAAGCGAGAGATATAGCAGCAGAAATACTAGACAACAAAAAAATAGGATTTGAATCAGATTTTAAAGTCATAGGAGATTTGCCGCTTGAAATAGACTGTGCAGAAAAAGAAACAGGAATATGCATATCCCTTGATTCTGGTAGACGACCTTTTAAAAATACACTGAACCTTGTTCCGCGAATTGTTTCCATAGGAGTCGGATGCAGAAAGGGAGCAGATTTTAAGGACATTTATGCTGCAGTTAAGAAAGTTCTGAACGACCAAGGTATTTCACATTTTGCAGTGAGCTCCATAAATTCCATAGATTTGAAAAAAGATGAATACGGAATCAAAAAAGCGGCGGATATTTTTAAAGTTCCCTTTTGCACATATTCTAAGGATGAGCTTAACAGCCTTCATGGGGAATTTACCAACTCTGATTTTGTAAAAAATATTGCCGGTGTAGACAGTGTGTGCGAAAGGTCCGCAATTATGGGAAGCAAGAAGGGAAGGCTGTTCATAAATAAGACTGTGGTTAATTCTGTTACAGTTGCGGCAGCTATTGATGATTATGAAGTAAGCTTTGAATAA
- a CDS encoding precorrin-8X methylmutase, with amino-acid sequence MENIKFVEPHNIEKRSFEIIQSEMGDVVLEKEIEPIVKRVIHTTADFDYLTSMCFSQNAVKKAKEALKNGATIVTDTNMARSGINKNAAGKYGVEVRCFMAEEDVAAEAKERGETRATVSMERACNISGPIIFAIGNAPTALIKLYKLIKANKIRPEVIIGVPVGFVNVVEAKELIMTLEDTEYIVARGRKGGSNVAASICNALLYNIEECKQ; translated from the coding sequence ATGGAAAATATTAAATTTGTAGAACCGCATAATATTGAAAAAAGAAGTTTTGAAATAATTCAGAGTGAAATGGGTGATGTTGTTCTTGAAAAAGAAATTGAACCCATAGTTAAAAGAGTTATTCATACTACAGCAGATTTCGACTATCTGACGAGTATGTGTTTTTCTCAGAATGCTGTTAAAAAAGCGAAGGAAGCCTTAAAAAACGGAGCTACCATAGTTACGGACACTAATATGGCACGATCCGGAATAAACAAAAATGCTGCTGGAAAATACGGGGTTGAAGTGCGCTGCTTCATGGCTGAGGAAGATGTAGCAGCAGAGGCCAAGGAAAGAGGAGAAACGAGGGCAACTGTTTCCATGGAAAGAGCATGTAATATAAGTGGGCCTATTATATTTGCAATAGGGAATGCGCCGACGGCTCTGATAAAACTTTACAAACTTATTAAGGCAAATAAAATCAGGCCTGAGGTAATAATAGGAGTTCCAGTAGGATTTGTAAATGTTGTAGAGGCTAAAGAGCTCATAATGACGCTTGAAGATACGGAATACATAGTTGCAAGGGGAAGAAAGGGAGGCAGCAATGTGGCTGCGTCTATATGTAATGCTCTGTTGTACAATATTGAGGAGTGTAAGCAATGA
- the cobI gene encoding precorrin-2 C(20)-methyltransferase, with protein MMDKLTQGIFYGIGVGVGDSDYVTKRAVDVIKTLNVLYVPSAKEKEGFSTAYKIIKDYVDEKTVVKIRHFPMNYDNLELQKTWESIALEIEKDVSDNMRVGFVTIGDPMVYSTYIYLLKILKKKVNVVTIPGITSFLDIASNNNFPLVEGDDPLVILPATIDEEKLRRYVKNENSIVLMKVYNNFDKIVSMLVDENLSRHAIIVSNSSKDEEVVYKNIEQIKKEDVSYFTTILINKRWELS; from the coding sequence ATGATGGATAAATTAACTCAAGGAATATTTTACGGCATAGGAGTTGGAGTCGGTGACAGTGATTATGTTACAAAAAGAGCTGTTGATGTTATTAAGACTCTAAATGTGCTTTATGTTCCATCTGCAAAAGAAAAAGAAGGATTTAGCACAGCATATAAAATCATTAAAGATTACGTGGATGAAAAAACAGTTGTAAAGATCAGGCATTTTCCTATGAATTATGATAATTTAGAACTTCAAAAAACATGGGAAAGCATTGCTCTCGAGATTGAAAAGGATGTTTCCGACAATATGAGGGTCGGTTTTGTAACCATAGGAGATCCCATGGTTTATAGCACATATATATATCTTTTAAAAATATTAAAGAAAAAGGTTAATGTGGTGACCATACCTGGAATCACGTCTTTTTTAGATATTGCATCCAATAACAATTTTCCCCTTGTTGAAGGGGATGATCCGCTGGTAATTTTGCCGGCAACGATAGATGAGGAAAAACTTAGAAGGTATGTTAAAAATGAAAACTCTATTGTGCTCATGAAGGTGTATAACAATTTTGACAAAATCGTATCCATGCTTGTGGATGAAAATTTGAGCAGGCATGCTATAATTGTGAGCAATTCGTCAAAAGATGAGGAAGTTGTTTATAAAAATATTGAGCAGATAAAAAAAGAAGATGTTTCTTATTTTACAACCATATTAATAAACAAAAGGTGGGAGTTGTCATGA
- the cobJ gene encoding precorrin-3B C(17)-methyltransferase, with the protein MIYAVGIGPGKREGMTGEALEAIKKSDVIVGYKTYIDFIKELIKDKEVISNGMKQEVDRVKKAVEISKTGRTVALISSGDAGVYGMAGLVLEYSDGEDVKIISGVTASTAAAAVLGAPLMHDFCHISLSDLLTSLDLIYKRINLASEGDFIICIYNPRSKGRPDYLKKAFEIMKNHKSGTTPVGIVKNAGRENQEIRICTIDTIDYESVDMLSIVIVGNSSTYVKDNKIITKRGYDKKY; encoded by the coding sequence ATGATATATGCAGTAGGAATAGGCCCGGGAAAAAGAGAAGGCATGACCGGTGAAGCCCTTGAGGCCATAAAAAAATCAGATGTTATAGTGGGCTATAAAACATACATTGATTTTATAAAGGAACTTATAAAAGATAAGGAAGTAATTTCAAACGGAATGAAGCAGGAGGTTGATAGGGTAAAAAAAGCTGTTGAGATTTCAAAAACAGGCAGAACTGTTGCGCTTATTAGTTCGGGAGATGCTGGCGTGTACGGAATGGCAGGACTTGTGTTGGAGTATTCCGACGGCGAAGATGTTAAAATTATCAGCGGTGTTACAGCATCAACTGCAGCTGCAGCTGTGTTGGGAGCACCACTTATGCATGATTTTTGTCATATCAGTTTAAGTGATTTGCTTACTTCTCTGGATTTGATTTACAAAAGAATTAATCTTGCATCAGAAGGTGACTTCATAATATGCATATATAACCCGAGAAGCAAGGGAAGACCTGATTATCTGAAAAAGGCGTTTGAAATTATGAAAAATCATAAATCAGGTACGACTCCCGTAGGCATTGTTAAAAATGCCGGAAGAGAAAATCAGGAGATACGTATCTGTACTATAGACACCATAGACTATGAATCGGTAGATATGCTGAGTATTGTAATAGTCGGGAATAGTTCAACATACGTAAAAGATAACAAAATTATAACAAAAAGAGGTTATGATAAAAAATATTAA